One window of Desulfobacterales bacterium genomic DNA carries:
- a CDS encoding thiamine pyrophosphate-binding protein, with amino-acid sequence METISGGQLVADALIQKEISYIFTLSGGHITPIYQHLENSAITLFDTRHEQAAVFMAEAWGRLTRKPGVAMVTAGPGFTNTLSAVANARFANTPLVLISGCVGTDCIEKLDLQDMRQAPVIEPMVKKALVCHKPERIPEFIDAAFRIAASGRPGPVYLELPVDALNANVGSAGVKRPHTVISSRPVDLEKAEQIIAMIQQASKPLVIAGSGSWYADSGPELQEFIEKTGIPLFTSASGRGTVADTHPLCFESSLAIRPGAALVGNTGADLIVFLGARMSLYYIFGDLFSPTAKLVQVDIEPEEIGRNRSIDLAVVSDIKALLKGCSRIIDQEKLGESLPKKFKPWVLTLTQADQDGKSQARLGWESEAVPVHPMRLAREINDFMDREDDIVVADGGDTQIWMGMTRTVRKAGHYLDSGLFGCLGVGIPYANAAKLLYPGKRVCLITGDGSIGFNFMEFETALRKKLPIVVVISNDLGWGMIRHSQELRIGHAIEDGTYIGKVDYHKLVEALGGKGMVVENPADIRPALAEAFAAGKTTCINVMTDPTTISPGSMALANLGGYKAQ; translated from the coding sequence ATGGAGACGATATCAGGGGGGCAATTGGTGGCCGACGCGCTGATCCAAAAAGAAATTTCGTATATTTTTACCCTCAGCGGCGGACACATCACACCCATTTACCAGCATCTCGAAAACTCGGCGATTACACTTTTTGACACGCGCCATGAGCAGGCGGCCGTTTTTATGGCTGAGGCCTGGGGACGGCTCACCCGCAAACCCGGCGTTGCCATGGTAACCGCCGGGCCCGGCTTTACCAACACCCTCTCTGCTGTAGCCAATGCCCGCTTTGCAAACACCCCGCTGGTGCTTATTTCCGGATGCGTCGGAACGGACTGCATTGAAAAGCTGGATCTCCAGGACATGCGCCAGGCGCCGGTCATCGAACCGATGGTAAAAAAAGCGCTGGTCTGCCACAAACCCGAACGGATACCGGAATTCATTGACGCTGCTTTTCGAATTGCCGCCAGCGGCCGTCCGGGTCCGGTCTACCTGGAGCTTCCGGTGGATGCGCTCAATGCCAATGTCGGTTCCGCCGGTGTTAAAAGGCCCCACACGGTTATCTCGTCCCGCCCGGTGGATCTTGAAAAAGCCGAGCAAATCATCGCCATGATCCAGCAGGCGTCCAAACCCCTTGTTATTGCCGGCAGCGGGTCCTGGTATGCCGACAGCGGCCCGGAGCTGCAGGAATTCATCGAAAAAACCGGTATTCCGCTTTTTACTTCCGCATCCGGCCGCGGTACGGTTGCAGACACCCATCCCCTCTGTTTTGAATCGTCGCTGGCCATCAGGCCGGGGGCGGCCCTGGTGGGAAATACAGGGGCAGACCTGATTGTCTTTCTGGGCGCCCGCATGAGCTTATATTATATCTTTGGGGATCTTTTCAGCCCGACGGCCAAGCTCGTCCAGGTGGATATCGAGCCGGAAGAAATCGGCAGAAATCGCAGCATTGATCTGGCCGTTGTCAGCGACATCAAAGCCTTATTAAAGGGTTGCAGTCGCATCATCGACCAAGAAAAACTGGGGGAATCTTTACCGAAAAAATTTAAGCCCTGGGTTCTAACCCTGACCCAGGCGGACCAGGATGGTAAATCCCAGGCCCGGCTCGGATGGGAAAGTGAAGCGGTTCCCGTCCATCCGATGCGGCTGGCCCGGGAAATCAACGACTTCATGGACCGGGAAGATGATATCGTGGTTGCCGACGGCGGCGATACCCAGATCTGGATGGGAATGACCCGGACGGTCCGGAAAGCCGGGCATTATCTGGATTCCGGCCTGTTCGGCTGTCTGGGTGTCGGCATTCCCTATGCCAATGCCGCCAAACTGCTCTATCCTGGCAAGCGGGTCTGTCTGATCACCGGAGATGGCTCCATCGGGTTTAATTTCATGGAATTCGAAACCGCCCTTCGCAAAAAACTCCCCATTGTCGTTGTCATCAGCAACGATCTGGGATGGGGAATGATCCGCCACAGCCAGGAGCTGCGCATCGGCCACGCCATTGAGGATGGGACGTATATCGGAAAGGTCGATTATCATAAGCTCGTTGAAGCCTTGGGCGGCAAAGGCATGGTTGTTGAAAACCCTGCCGACATCCGGCCGGCCCTGGCGGAAGCGTTTGCTGCCGGAAAGACAACTTGCATTAACGTCATGACGGACCCGACGACCATAAGCCCGGGAAGTATGGCCCTGGCCAATTTGGGCGGCTACAAAGCCCAATAA
- a CDS encoding electron transfer flavoprotein subunit alpha/FixB family protein encodes MKIGIPIETALNQLKQTNLGVISAACQDGANELYALLFAGSVENHQEILQSYGINKIVTISVAGADVHRSPELKTRAIIGAMNALKIDALLGISSTDGRDLLARIAAQLDAPLALDCVGVDFTDRTVIKSQFSGKILAKLKLWGTPFICGLRPNVIPPKMFPVIAENIPYHIALEDTRRLEVRSINKTAADEIDLTEAEIIISAGRPIGAAENFKLLKDCAKELGAAVGASRAAVDSGFAPHSMQVGQTGKTVSPKLYIACGISGSIQHFAGMKGSKVIVAVNTDSDAPIFNKCDFGLRGDLFEVVPALTAALKKQRLSENNP; translated from the coding sequence ATGAAGATCGGCATTCCCATTGAAACCGCTCTCAATCAATTAAAACAAACAAACTTGGGCGTCATTTCCGCCGCCTGTCAGGACGGCGCCAATGAGCTCTATGCCCTGCTGTTTGCGGGCAGCGTCGAAAACCATCAAGAGATCTTACAATCCTACGGCATCAATAAGATTGTAACCATATCCGTTGCCGGCGCCGACGTCCACCGGAGCCCTGAACTGAAAACCCGGGCGATCATCGGCGCAATGAACGCGCTGAAAATAGACGCCCTCCTGGGAATCAGCAGCACGGACGGCCGCGACCTTTTGGCGCGGATTGCAGCCCAATTGGATGCGCCCCTGGCCCTGGACTGTGTCGGCGTGGATTTTACTGACCGAACGGTCATCAAGTCCCAATTCAGCGGTAAAATTCTTGCCAAATTAAAACTATGGGGAACACCCTTTATCTGCGGCCTGCGACCCAATGTGATACCGCCGAAAATGTTTCCGGTGATTGCCGAAAATATCCCTTATCATATCGCGCTGGAGGACACCCGGCGCCTGGAGGTTCGCAGTATCAACAAAACGGCTGCCGATGAAATAGATTTGACCGAAGCAGAAATTATCATCTCGGCCGGGCGTCCCATCGGCGCTGCCGAAAATTTTAAACTTCTGAAAGACTGTGCCAAAGAGCTGGGCGCTGCAGTGGGCGCCTCCCGGGCGGCCGTTGATTCCGGATTTGCGCCCCATTCCATGCAGGTGGGGCAAACCGGTAAAACCGTGAGCCCCAAACTGTATATCGCCTGCGGCATATCCGGATCTATTCAACATTTTGCCGGGATGAAGGGCTCCAAAGTAATTGTGGCCGTCAACACCGACTCGGATGCCCCCATTTTCAACAAGTGCGACTTCGGGCTTCGGGGAGACCTGTTTGAGGTCGTCCCCGCCCTGACGGCAGCACTTAAAAAACAGCGGCTTTCTGAAAACAACCCGTAA
- a CDS encoding RND transporter: MWNFLDAIPYSILIVAAILMLLAPFSPMPHVVEKFIMLKNGALNRPIDIFDLFFHLAPSIILLLKILKGFSK, from the coding sequence ATGTGGAACTTTCTTGACGCCATTCCATACTCGATACTAATTGTAGCGGCAATCCTGATGCTGCTGGCGCCTTTCAGCCCCATGCCGCACGTGGTCGAAAAATTCATCATGTTAAAAAACGGTGCACTGAACCGGCCCATCGATATTTTTGATCTTTTTTTTCATCTGGCGCCAAGTATTATATTGCTGCTAAAGATCCTGAAAGGTTTTTCAAAGTAA
- the alr gene encoding alanine racemase: protein MNIQTCAQINLDNLILNVRAIRQKIAPAAIIPVVKADAYGHGAVAVTRRLAAEGFTLFAVAQFEEAMELRDSGIKAPILIFGRVFPDDIGRAITADFRLSLFEPSDIHWIERSKPKKQAWVHVNVDTGMGRLGVLPDQEADFFNALACSKHCRWEGIYSHFATADEKDKAYAHLQLARFQTLLDRIHSMKTRPAMIHMANSGAILDLPESCFDAVRPGILMYGHYPSLETSLGIVPRSVMTLKTGVAHIRNLPANHPVSYGRRWITPKRTRIAVLPLGYADGIPRDLTNKGEVLIRGKRYPMVGTVTMDHIMVDVGDDPITTGEEAVIWGESAQGSLSLIEIADIIGTIPYELTCGVSKRVKRVYIDGSE from the coding sequence ATGAACATTCAAACCTGCGCTCAAATTAATCTGGACAATCTGATCCTGAACGTCAGGGCAATCCGGCAAAAAATCGCCCCCGCCGCTATCATCCCCGTGGTCAAGGCCGATGCTTACGGGCATGGCGCAGTTGCCGTTACCCGGCGTCTGGCTGCCGAAGGGTTCACACTTTTCGCCGTAGCCCAATTTGAAGAAGCCATGGAGCTGCGGGACAGCGGCATAAAGGCGCCCATTTTAATATTCGGGCGGGTCTTTCCCGATGATATCGGCCGGGCAATCACAGCAGATTTTCGTCTATCGCTTTTTGAACCGTCGGATATTCACTGGATTGAAAGATCTAAACCCAAAAAGCAGGCTTGGGTGCATGTAAACGTGGACACCGGCATGGGCCGGCTGGGCGTGTTGCCGGATCAGGAAGCTGATTTTTTCAATGCCCTTGCCTGTTCTAAACATTGCCGCTGGGAGGGGATCTATTCTCATTTTGCAACCGCTGATGAAAAAGACAAGGCTTACGCTCACCTTCAGCTGGCCCGGTTTCAAACCCTCCTTGACCGCATCCACAGCATGAAAACCCGCCCGGCAATGATTCACATGGCCAACAGCGGCGCCATCCTGGATTTGCCGGAAAGCTGCTTTGACGCTGTCCGACCCGGCATATTGATGTATGGACATTATCCTTCCCTGGAAACTTCCCTCGGGATTGTCCCCCGGTCAGTGATGACCCTCAAAACCGGTGTGGCGCACATCCGCAATTTGCCGGCAAACCATCCGGTCAGCTACGGCCGCCGCTGGATCACCCCCAAAAGAACCCGTATAGCGGTATTGCCGCTGGGCTATGCAGACGGCATCCCCCGCGACTTAACCAATAAGGGTGAAGTTCTGATCCGGGGAAAGCGCTATCCCATGGTGGGAACGGTTACCATGGATCACATTATGGTGGATGTGGGCGATGACCCCATTACAACCGGCGAGGAGGCCGTTATCTGGGGGGAGTCAGCCCAGGGAAGCCTGTCGCTTATCGAAATAGCCGACATCATCGGAACGATCCCCTATGAATTGACCTGCGGTGTGTCCAAACGGGTGAAGCGCGTTTATATCGACGGTTCCGAATAA
- a CDS encoding SDR family NAD(P)-dependent oxidoreductase yields the protein MYPGLKNKTALVTGAGIKTGIGFAIAQKLADCGANVILADLPAKGTGKNPSDTGPSADTATLAAELAETYHISALAVDLDVTRNDTIAQMAAAITDQFGVIDILCNNAGTVFGVPNAVHTYDEDAWLKTIDVNLHGVFRVSKAMVPLMMKNGGSIVNVASRAAKVPPLFNGAYAVAKAGVVMLTKVMAKELAGSGIRVNAVCPGVIQTDFTRWRFELEARILNSSTEAREAEMLKTIPLGRLGETQEVADLILFLASGASSYMTGQAINITGGQLMEL from the coding sequence ATGTATCCTGGCTTGAAAAACAAAACTGCCCTGGTGACGGGCGCCGGCATAAAAACCGGCATTGGGTTTGCGATTGCTCAAAAACTGGCTGATTGCGGCGCCAACGTGATTCTGGCCGACCTGCCGGCCAAAGGGACCGGAAAGAATCCTTCAGATACCGGTCCGTCCGCTGATACGGCAACCCTTGCCGCTGAATTAGCGGAAACTTATCACATTTCAGCCTTGGCGGTTGATCTGGATGTCACCCGCAATGACACCATTGCGCAAATGGCGGCCGCAATAACGGATCAGTTTGGCGTCATTGATATTCTCTGCAATAACGCCGGCACTGTTTTCGGGGTCCCCAATGCGGTTCACACCTATGATGAGGACGCCTGGCTGAAAACCATCGATGTCAACCTGCATGGTGTTTTCCGGGTATCAAAGGCCATGGTCCCCTTGATGATGAAAAACGGCGGCAGCATCGTCAACGTGGCCTCCCGGGCGGCAAAGGTGCCGCCGCTGTTTAACGGCGCCTATGCGGTTGCAAAAGCCGGCGTCGTCATGCTGACAAAAGTCATGGCCAAAGAACTGGCCGGCAGCGGAATCCGGGTTAACGCCGTCTGCCCGGGTGTCATCCAGACCGATTTTACCCGATGGCGATTTGAATTAGAGGCCCGCATATTAAATTCTTCCACGGAGGCCCGCGAAGCGGAAATGCTTAAAACCATTCCGCTGGGGCGTCTGGGTGAAACCCAAGAGGTCGCCGATCTGATCCTCTTTCTGGCTTCAGGCGCGTCTTCTTATATGACGGGACAGGCCATCAACATCACCGGCGGCCAGTTGATGGAGCTTTAA
- a CDS encoding ADP-ribosylglycohydrolase family protein — translation MQENAKAMVLATFAADSLALGVHWIYDTALLDKQHGRVTHFLKPSGESYHPTKERGEFTHYGDQALKLLDTLSGGSGFNLEDFAQNWQDFFKTYQGYKDQATRKTLENFQKGKGPRESGSPSSDLGGAARISPLVYLYRDDLEGLVAASRAQTAMTHNQPQVIDSAEFFARAAFKVLHRTPLKTAIKSVVDESFNKAPYNLWVSEGFASANLETRAAISGFGQMCEIGAAFPAVIHLLARYEENLEEALVENVMAGGDSAARGMVTGMILGAYLGMAAIPADWLSDLKNRETIMQWLDRIDSEGK, via the coding sequence ATGCAGGAAAACGCAAAAGCAATGGTTCTGGCAACTTTTGCTGCGGATTCACTGGCCCTGGGCGTTCATTGGATCTATGATACCGCCCTTTTGGATAAACAGCACGGTCGTGTGACGCATTTTCTGAAGCCGTCCGGGGAATCGTATCATCCCACCAAGGAGCGGGGCGAATTTACGCATTATGGGGATCAAGCCCTGAAGCTGCTGGACACACTTTCAGGGGGTTCGGGGTTTAACCTTGAAGATTTTGCCCAAAACTGGCAGGATTTTTTTAAAACCTATCAGGGGTATAAGGACCAGGCCACCCGCAAGACGCTGGAAAACTTCCAAAAGGGAAAAGGGCCGCGTGAATCCGGGTCACCGTCATCGGACCTGGGTGGGGCCGCCCGAATCAGCCCCCTGGTATATCTTTACCGGGACGACCTGGAAGGACTTGTTGCCGCTTCCCGGGCCCAAACGGCCATGACGCATAACCAGCCACAGGTTATCGACAGCGCCGAATTTTTTGCACGGGCAGCCTTTAAAGTGCTCCACAGAACCCCTCTGAAAACAGCCATAAAATCGGTTGTGGATGAAAGTTTTAATAAAGCTCCCTATAATCTGTGGGTATCCGAGGGGTTCGCAAGCGCAAACTTGGAAACGCGCGCAGCCATATCAGGGTTCGGACAAATGTGTGAGATTGGAGCGGCGTTTCCTGCCGTGATTCACCTCCTGGCCCGATACGAAGAAAACTTAGAAGAAGCATTGGTGGAAAATGTGATGGCCGGCGGTGATTCTGCTGCCAGGGGCATGGTTACCGGCATGATTCTGGGAGCCTATCTGGGGATGGCGGCGATTCCGGCAGATTGGCTTTCCGATTTAAAAAACCGTGAAACCATCATGCAGTGGCTGGACCGGATAGATTCAGAAGGGAAATAA
- a CDS encoding SDR family oxidoreductase, with translation MKKHDMTQKIVVVTGAASGIGAAISRRFARQGAALGLLDMDEKGIAAMAAEFNNTGIKTVPIGCDVSKESDCISAVSKIIDHFSGIDILVNNAGITQRSAFVDTRSSVFRKVMAVNFFGALHCTQAAMDSLIARKGMIIVMESIAGLAPLLGRTGYCASKHALHGLFTSLRAEIRNSGVHVMIVCPGFVETNLQTRALGGNGRVTSHPQSRVGKQTSPQQVADAVYQGVIKKKHLIVLSPVGKLTYWLNRIAPLLYERLMTRKLKDEIFP, from the coding sequence ATGAAAAAGCATGACATGACCCAAAAAATTGTCGTGGTGACCGGCGCTGCCAGTGGAATCGGCGCTGCGATATCCAGAAGGTTCGCAAGGCAAGGCGCCGCTTTAGGGTTGCTTGATATGGACGAAAAAGGAATAGCGGCGATGGCGGCTGAATTTAACAATACCGGGATCAAAACGGTCCCTATCGGGTGTGATGTATCAAAGGAATCCGACTGCATTTCTGCCGTCAGCAAAATCATAGATCATTTCAGCGGTATTGATATTCTGGTCAACAATGCCGGAATAACCCAGCGAAGCGCCTTTGTCGATACCCGGTCAAGTGTTTTCCGCAAGGTCATGGCGGTCAACTTTTTCGGCGCCCTCCATTGTACCCAGGCTGCCATGGATAGCCTAATCGCCCGCAAAGGCATGATTATCGTCATGGAAAGTATCGCCGGCCTGGCGCCTTTGCTGGGACGCACCGGGTATTGCGCCAGCAAGCATGCTCTGCACGGACTTTTCACGTCATTGCGGGCTGAAATCCGCAACAGCGGGGTTCACGTGATGATCGTTTGCCCCGGCTTTGTTGAAACCAACCTCCAGACTCGGGCATTGGGCGGAAACGGTCGGGTTACCAGCCATCCGCAATCCCGGGTGGGTAAGCAGACGTCGCCGCAACAGGTTGCGGACGCCGTCTATCAAGGCGTCATTAAGAAAAAACACCTGATCGTATTGTCACCCGTAGGCAAATTAACTTACTGGCTGAATCGCATCGCACCGCTTTTATATGAACGCCTGATGACCCGAAAATTAAAAGATGAAATTTTCCCATAA
- a CDS encoding electron transfer flavoprotein subunit beta/FixA family protein yields the protein MQIYVCVKQVPDTAASITLLGPRIYDDTVKFVMNPFDEFAVEQAIQVKAQTGKGEVVIVTVGRESAESMVRTALAMGADRGILVIADIRQIDSITTGRALHQAIARDGSPDLIFTGKQSVDSEGMQIPYRLAAAFNMPIVNEVVRFLLKNETVTVEREIGSGIREAIDLTLPCVIGATKGLNEPRYTRLPEIMKARTKELKKIDINELKLAPAAGKLELLELFPEAERGQAVMLQGSVQEMTRQLIDLLKNNEQIL from the coding sequence ATGCAGATATATGTTTGTGTCAAGCAGGTTCCGGATACGGCCGCCAGCATCACACTCTTGGGTCCTCGGATATACGATGACACGGTCAAGTTTGTGATGAATCCGTTTGACGAATTTGCTGTTGAACAGGCCATTCAAGTTAAAGCGCAAACCGGAAAGGGGGAAGTGGTCATCGTTACCGTCGGCCGGGAATCAGCCGAGTCAATGGTGCGCACCGCCCTTGCCATGGGTGCCGACCGCGGCATTCTTGTGATTGCCGACATTCGGCAGATCGACAGTATCACCACCGGCCGGGCGCTGCATCAGGCTATCGCCCGGGACGGTTCCCCTGATCTGATTTTCACCGGCAAACAGTCGGTTGACAGTGAAGGGATGCAAATTCCCTATCGCCTGGCAGCCGCTTTCAACATGCCCATTGTGAATGAAGTGGTACGTTTTCTGCTGAAAAACGAAACCGTTACGGTTGAAAGGGAGATCGGGAGCGGAATCCGAGAAGCCATCGATCTGACGCTGCCCTGCGTGATCGGCGCCACCAAGGGGCTCAATGAGCCCCGCTATACCCGACTGCCTGAAATCATGAAGGCCAGAACAAAAGAATTGAAAAAAATCGATATCAATGAACTAAAGCTTGCCCCGGCCGCCGGCAAGCTGGAACTGCTTGAGCTGTTCCCGGAAGCTGAGCGGGGCCAGGCCGTGATGCTCCAGGGGTCGGTTCAGGAAATGACGCGGCAACTGATTGACTTGTTGAAAAACAACGAACAAATACTTTAG
- a CDS encoding ferritin family protein, which yields MEDKKISEVIDLAIQREEDAITFYRELSNKPFDQITKDTLEWITGEEKKHKAFLVNYREGRQGTDALTMRAAVNYNIAEHLEEPPIETVMDGANIFLLASHRELKSYKFYSELAHLHPEGKLRTTLFKMPVRSWPTRKKWNTYTAIPPFLKLPGVNSSTRLSTTHE from the coding sequence ATGGAAGACAAAAAAATTTCTGAAGTCATCGACTTGGCTATCCAACGAGAAGAAGACGCCATTACGTTTTACAGAGAACTCAGCAATAAGCCCTTTGACCAAATCACCAAAGATACCCTTGAATGGATTACCGGCGAAGAAAAAAAACACAAAGCTTTTCTCGTCAACTACCGGGAAGGCCGCCAGGGAACGGATGCCTTAACAATGCGGGCGGCGGTTAATTACAACATTGCCGAGCATCTGGAAGAACCCCCAATTGAAACCGTTATGGACGGTGCGAATATTTTCCTGCTGGCTTCTCACCGAGAGCTGAAATCATACAAATTTTACAGCGAGCTGGCCCACCTGCACCCGGAAGGCAAACTTCGAACAACCCTGTTCAAAATGCCAGTGAGGAGCTGGCCCACAAGGAAAAAATGGAATACCTATACAGCAATTCCGCCTTTCCTCAAACTGCCGGGGGTTAATTCTTCGACTCGGTTATCTACAACGCACGAGTAA
- a CDS encoding bile acid:sodium symporter family protein, giving the protein MDIAAIDQVQLNFNPQGLFIINLAIGLMMLGVALEMKLDDFKRILVAPKAPMIGLVAQFILLPAFTFLLTRLLNLPPSISLGMILVAACPGGNLSNIITYLARGNCAISVSMTAVSTLAAIIMTPLNLSLWGSLNPDTAPILKRVSLSPLDVFVTVFIILGIPLCVGIVLAKSFPSLADRVRRPFKIFSLLFFIAIVAAALAVNWQHFTNYIGLVFFGVLIHNALALNIGFWSGRLFRLSEADTRAVSIEVGIQNSGLGLVLVFNFFGGLGGMAILVAWWGIWHIIAGLTTAFIFSRRPLPIPSETPQAV; this is encoded by the coding sequence ATGGACATCGCCGCAATCGATCAGGTTCAGCTCAATTTTAACCCCCAGGGATTATTCATTATCAACCTCGCCATCGGCCTGATGATGCTGGGGGTCGCCCTGGAAATGAAGCTGGATGATTTCAAACGGATTTTAGTCGCCCCCAAAGCGCCCATGATCGGCCTGGTGGCCCAGTTCATCCTCTTGCCGGCCTTTACATTTTTGTTAACGCGCCTTTTAAACCTGCCGCCCTCCATTTCCCTGGGTATGATTCTGGTGGCAGCCTGCCCGGGGGGCAATTTGTCCAACATCATTACGTATTTGGCCCGGGGCAATTGCGCCATTTCCGTCAGCATGACGGCTGTTTCCACCCTAGCGGCCATCATCATGACCCCGCTGAATTTATCCCTGTGGGGCAGTCTCAACCCAGATACCGCCCCCATCCTAAAAAGAGTGAGCCTCAGCCCGCTGGATGTTTTCGTCACTGTTTTTATCATTCTGGGCATCCCCCTTTGTGTCGGCATCGTGCTGGCAAAGTCCTTTCCCTCCCTGGCCGACAGGGTCCGGCGCCCCTTTAAAATATTTTCATTATTGTTTTTCATCGCAATCGTTGCTGCAGCCCTGGCGGTCAACTGGCAGCATTTCACAAATTACATCGGTCTGGTTTTTTTCGGCGTACTGATTCATAATGCGCTGGCTTTAAACATCGGCTTCTGGTCCGGACGCCTTTTCCGCTTATCCGAAGCGGATACCCGGGCAGTCTCCATCGAGGTCGGCATCCAGAATTCCGGACTGGGCCTGGTCCTGGTGTTTAATTTTTTCGGAGGGCTCGGCGGAATGGCCATCCTGGTTGCCTGGTGGGGAATCTGGCACATCATAGCGGGACTGACCACGGCCTTCATTTTTTCGCGCCGCCCGCTGCCGATCCCTTCGGAAACACCGCAAGCGGTTTAA
- a CDS encoding M28 family peptidase, with the protein MSTKGSRFWHLFLVLPGIVILLLGLMPLRAIAADKDRIMVDIQHTTVRLKAHLTVLTRTIGERSVYRPENLKKAEDYIRSTFRDIGLDPRSQTYQYEQMEVANIEAEVSFGDSPSKRYVVGAHYDSVAGTVGADDNASAVAVLLETARQLAALKTDHSPDIAVKFVAFALEEPPVYGTRFMGSRVYARNAKKTKEKIDGMICLEMVGYTCQQPGCQDYPFPLMYFGYPEKGNFIGIVGNVKSRRFARGLTQAFLNNPELPVVKLTVPLSGWILPSVRLSDHASFWDEGFKAVMITDSAFYRNPHYHLLSDSMETLDFNFMARLVQSLLLFFQSHR; encoded by the coding sequence TTGTCAACCAAAGGCTCCAGGTTTTGGCATCTATTTTTAGTGTTGCCGGGGATCGTCATTCTGCTTCTGGGGTTGATGCCGCTCCGGGCGATAGCCGCAGACAAGGACCGCATTATGGTGGATATTCAACATACGACCGTACGCCTGAAAGCGCATCTTACCGTACTGACCCGGACCATCGGGGAGCGTAGTGTCTACCGGCCTGAAAATCTAAAAAAGGCCGAAGATTATATCCGTTCGACATTTCGCGATATCGGCCTGGATCCCCGCAGCCAAACCTATCAGTATGAACAAATGGAGGTGGCCAATATTGAAGCCGAAGTTTCATTCGGCGACAGTCCCTCAAAGCGATATGTTGTAGGAGCGCATTATGATTCGGTTGCCGGAACGGTCGGGGCGGATGACAATGCCAGCGCTGTGGCAGTGCTCCTTGAAACTGCCCGGCAATTGGCGGCGCTGAAAACAGATCATTCCCCTGATATTGCAGTAAAATTTGTCGCATTCGCCCTGGAAGAGCCGCCGGTTTACGGCACACGCTTTATGGGAAGTCGGGTCTATGCCCGCAACGCCAAAAAAACCAAAGAAAAAATTGACGGTATGATCTGCCTGGAAATGGTCGGGTATACCTGCCAGCAGCCCGGCTGTCAGGACTACCCTTTTCCCCTGATGTATTTCGGCTATCCTGAAAAGGGAAATTTCATTGGAATTGTAGGAAATGTTAAATCCCGGCGATTTGCCCGGGGGCTGACACAGGCGTTTCTGAACAATCCGGAACTTCCCGTGGTCAAGCTGACGGTCCCTTTAAGCGGCTGGATACTGCCGTCTGTCAGACTCAGCGATCATGCATCCTTCTGGGATGAGGGGTTTAAGGCCGTGATGATTACCGATTCGGCATTTTACCGCAATCCTCACTATCACCTGTTATCGGATTCAATGGAAACCTTGGATTTTAACTTCATGGCTCGACTGGTACAAAGCCTGCTTCTTTTTTTCCAGTCCCATCGATAA